Proteins encoded within one genomic window of Neodiprion fabricii isolate iyNeoFabr1 chromosome 6, iyNeoFabr1.1, whole genome shotgun sequence:
- the LOC124185101 gene encoding serine/threonine-protein kinase SIK2-like isoform X1, which translates to MEGSACQSKKQIRVGFYDIEGTIGKGNFAVVKLARHRITKTEVAIKIIDKTQLDSTNLEKVYREVEIMKQLEHPHIVKLYQVMETKNMIYMVCEYASRGEIFDYIARYGRMGEPRARATFAQILSAVEYCHAIGVAHRDLKAENLLLDAQMNVKIADFGFSNRFSPGERLSTWCGSPPYAAPEVFRGKHYAGPEIDVWSLGVVLYVLVCGALPFDGSTLQSLRDRVLSGRFRIPYFMSTDCENLIRKMLVLEPGKRYTIPQIKRHRWMSGIVDANDAELPGIATVTTTQTVQEPNEQILRLMHSLGIDVTRTRESLRNNSYDHHAAIYFLLLEKLKQHRSTNVSNNTSCWPTPGRGTEEKFKSRTREDASRAGKRFSSTSSSTDEGCCSAEGDLEEGPSGDELREAQIKLEEHRLGLDRDISQRIDSQMVNRRLSDYQQHHFDSPPTDPPNHTSLFTGDGSSSSDLFESSFDSGCPPDFTATGCFTSSLPSCTPPPPKSPSLVAARISRVSQGRRASDGGPRLLFCQQGGGDRSAKQRSIQDSGKARGHLDLVHLRPPVTPTQAQPQFKIRADSGTQLQLLVQQRMLQQKRNLYHRQRGGGSPTPTPAASGAGNRRRDHVPRQDSYKMAQRTQILPPLSMSHGDGELERDRDEERWKSLPSRLAADCQLAERTLLWSQQTSEETLNAAFGPGKLDIPMAPSLGLVLDQVHYDRYNKRYSSDGIHEALEWPEVNDEIVKFKEDYILNYICESEQSEKSMLQWLATLCRHSYDIREDSVIS; encoded by the exons ATGGAGGGTAGCGCATGCCAGAGCAAGAAACAAATCCGTGTTGGATTTTATGACATCGAAGGAACCATCGGCAAGGGTAACTTTGCTGTGGTCAAGTTAGCCCGTCATCGAATCACCAAAACAGAG GTAGCAATCAAGATAATAGATAAGACTCAACTGGACTCGACAAATCTGGAGAAGGTGTACCGTGAAGTAGAGATAATGAAGCAATTGGAACACCCACATATTGTCAAGCTTTATCAAGTTATGGAGACTAAGAATATGATATACATG GTATGCGAATATGCAAGCAGAGGTGAAATATTTGATTACATAGCCCGGTATGGTAGAATGGGAGAACCAAGAGCACGAGCAACTTTTGCACAAATCCTGTCTGCAGTTGAGTACTGTCATGCGATAGGAGTAGCACACCGTGATTTGAAGGCTGAGAATTTGCTACTCGATGCCCAAATGAACGTGAAAATTGCAGACTTTGGATTCAGTAATAGATTTTCACCTGGGGAACGACTAAGTACATGGTGTGGTAGTCCACCTTATGCCGCACCGGAAGTATTTCGTGGAAAACACTATGCTGGCCCAGAAATTGATGTCTGG AGCTTGGGAGTAGTTCTGTATGTGTTAGTTTGCGGTGCTCTTCCATTTGACGGATCTACATTGCAATCATTACGAGATCGTGTATTGAGCGGAAGATTTCGTATTCCATATTTTATGAGTacag ATTGCGAGAACCTGATACGTAAGATGCTGGTATTGGAGCCAGGAAAGCGATATACGATTCCTCAAATAAAGAGACATCGTTGGATGTCTGGCATTGTGGATGCGAATGATGCAGAGCTTCCCGGTATTGCAACAGTAACGACAACGCAAACTGTTCAAGAGCCTAATGAACAAATTTTACGTCTCATGCACAGCCTTGGAATTGACGTGACTCGTACCAGAGAG TCACTCAGAAACAACAGCTATGACCATCACGCAGCTATCTACTTTTTACTGTTGGAGAAGTTGAAACAGCATCGCAGTACAAATGTTAGTAACAACACCAGTTGCTGGCCTACACCAGGTCGCGGCACAGAAGAGAAGTTTAAATCGAG aaCCAGAGAAGACGCTAGCAGGGCTGGGAAGCGGTTTAGTTCAACAAGTTCCTCTACAGATGAGGGTTGCTGTAGCGCGGAGGGAGATTTGGAAGAAGGACCAAGCGGTGACGAGCTGAGAGAAGctcaaataaaattagaaGAACACCGACTCGGTCTTGACCGAGATATAAGTCAACGAATAGACAGTCAAATGGTCAATCGAAGGTTGAGCGATTATCAGCAACATCATTTTGATAGTCCTCCTACAGACCCTCCAAATCATACGTCCTTGTTCACCGGTGATGGCAGTTCATCATCggatttatttgaatcaagtTTTGACTCGGGTTGCCCTCCAGACTTTACTGCTACAGGATGCTTTACTAGCAGTTTACCGTCGTGTACTCCGCCACCCCCTAAAAGTCCTTCGTTAGTAGCAGCAAGAATATCAAGAGTGTCTCAAGGACGCAGAGCTTCCGACGGAGGTCCACGGTTACTGTTTTGCCAGCAAGGAGGAGGAGATCGATCGGCAAAGCAGCGCAGCATTCAAG ATTCTGGAAAAGCCCGAGGACATCTAGACCTGGTTCATTTGAGACCACCGGTGACACCAACGCAGGCCCAGCCACAATTTAAGATCCGTGCTGATTCTGGAACACAGTTGCAGTTGCTTGTTCAACAAAGAATGCTGCAGCAGAAGCGAAACTTATATCATCGCCAGCGAGGTGGTGGCAGTCCGACACCAACGCCTGCTGCCTCTGGTGCAGGAAATAGACGAAGAGATCACGTGCCCAGACAAGATAGCTATAAGATGGCCCAACGTACACAAATCCTACCACCCTTATCCATGAGCCATGGAGATGGGGAACTCGAGAGGGATAGAGATGAAGAGAGATGGAAGAGTTTGCCCTCTAGATTAGCTGCCGACTGCCAGTTAGCCGAGAGAACACTCCTGTGGAGCCAGCAG ACATCGGAAGAAACTTTGAATGCAGCTTTTGGACCAGGGAAGCTAGACATTCCGATGGCGCCTAGTTTAGGATTAGTTTTGGATCAG GTTCATTACGACAGATATAACAAACGATATAGTTCGGATGGAATTCACGAGGCTCTAGAATGGCCAGAGGTCAATGATGAGATTGTCAAATTCAAGGAAGACTACATACTGAACTACATCTGTGAGAGCGAGCAGAGTGAAAAGTC GATGCTTCAATGGTTGGCTACACTGTGCAGACATAGCTACGATATCCGCGAAGACAGCGTTATCAGTTAA
- the LOC124185101 gene encoding serine/threonine-protein kinase SIK2-like isoform X2, whose protein sequence is MEGSACQSKKQIRVGFYDIEGTIGKGNFAVVKLARHRITKTEVAIKIIDKTQLDSTNLEKVYREVEIMKQLEHPHIVKLYQVMETKNMIYMVCEYASRGEIFDYIARYGRMGEPRARATFAQILSAVEYCHAIGVAHRDLKAENLLLDAQMNVKIADFGFSNRFSPGERLSTWCGSPPYAAPEVFRGKHYAGPEIDVWSLGVVLYVLVCGALPFDGSTLQSLRDRVLSGRFRIPYFMSTDCENLIRKMLVLEPGKRYTIPQIKRHRWMSGIVDANDAELPGIATVTTTQTVQEPNEQILRLMHSLGIDVTRTRESLRNNSYDHHAAIYFLLLEKLKQHRSTNVSNNTSCWPTPGRGTEEKFKSRTREDASRAGKRFSSTSSSTDEGCCSAEGDLEEGPSGDELREAQIKLEEHRLGLDRDISQRIDSQMVNRRLSDYQQHHFDSPPTDPPNHTSLFTGDGSSSSDLFESSFDSGCPPDFTATGCFTSSLPSCTPPPPKSPSLVAARISRVSQGRRASDGGPRLLFCQQGGGDRSAKQRSIQDSGKARGHLDLVHLRPPVTPTQAQPQFKIRADSGTQLQLLVQQRMLQQKRNLYHRQRGGGSPTPTPAASGAGNRRRDHVPRQDSYKMAQRTQILPPLSMSHGDGELERDRDEERWKSLPSRLAADCQLAERTLLWSQQVGLGGGASYLPTGGVGGFLWPSGTSPHSTIFENAGDPME, encoded by the exons ATGGAGGGTAGCGCATGCCAGAGCAAGAAACAAATCCGTGTTGGATTTTATGACATCGAAGGAACCATCGGCAAGGGTAACTTTGCTGTGGTCAAGTTAGCCCGTCATCGAATCACCAAAACAGAG GTAGCAATCAAGATAATAGATAAGACTCAACTGGACTCGACAAATCTGGAGAAGGTGTACCGTGAAGTAGAGATAATGAAGCAATTGGAACACCCACATATTGTCAAGCTTTATCAAGTTATGGAGACTAAGAATATGATATACATG GTATGCGAATATGCAAGCAGAGGTGAAATATTTGATTACATAGCCCGGTATGGTAGAATGGGAGAACCAAGAGCACGAGCAACTTTTGCACAAATCCTGTCTGCAGTTGAGTACTGTCATGCGATAGGAGTAGCACACCGTGATTTGAAGGCTGAGAATTTGCTACTCGATGCCCAAATGAACGTGAAAATTGCAGACTTTGGATTCAGTAATAGATTTTCACCTGGGGAACGACTAAGTACATGGTGTGGTAGTCCACCTTATGCCGCACCGGAAGTATTTCGTGGAAAACACTATGCTGGCCCAGAAATTGATGTCTGG AGCTTGGGAGTAGTTCTGTATGTGTTAGTTTGCGGTGCTCTTCCATTTGACGGATCTACATTGCAATCATTACGAGATCGTGTATTGAGCGGAAGATTTCGTATTCCATATTTTATGAGTacag ATTGCGAGAACCTGATACGTAAGATGCTGGTATTGGAGCCAGGAAAGCGATATACGATTCCTCAAATAAAGAGACATCGTTGGATGTCTGGCATTGTGGATGCGAATGATGCAGAGCTTCCCGGTATTGCAACAGTAACGACAACGCAAACTGTTCAAGAGCCTAATGAACAAATTTTACGTCTCATGCACAGCCTTGGAATTGACGTGACTCGTACCAGAGAG TCACTCAGAAACAACAGCTATGACCATCACGCAGCTATCTACTTTTTACTGTTGGAGAAGTTGAAACAGCATCGCAGTACAAATGTTAGTAACAACACCAGTTGCTGGCCTACACCAGGTCGCGGCACAGAAGAGAAGTTTAAATCGAG aaCCAGAGAAGACGCTAGCAGGGCTGGGAAGCGGTTTAGTTCAACAAGTTCCTCTACAGATGAGGGTTGCTGTAGCGCGGAGGGAGATTTGGAAGAAGGACCAAGCGGTGACGAGCTGAGAGAAGctcaaataaaattagaaGAACACCGACTCGGTCTTGACCGAGATATAAGTCAACGAATAGACAGTCAAATGGTCAATCGAAGGTTGAGCGATTATCAGCAACATCATTTTGATAGTCCTCCTACAGACCCTCCAAATCATACGTCCTTGTTCACCGGTGATGGCAGTTCATCATCggatttatttgaatcaagtTTTGACTCGGGTTGCCCTCCAGACTTTACTGCTACAGGATGCTTTACTAGCAGTTTACCGTCGTGTACTCCGCCACCCCCTAAAAGTCCTTCGTTAGTAGCAGCAAGAATATCAAGAGTGTCTCAAGGACGCAGAGCTTCCGACGGAGGTCCACGGTTACTGTTTTGCCAGCAAGGAGGAGGAGATCGATCGGCAAAGCAGCGCAGCATTCAAG ATTCTGGAAAAGCCCGAGGACATCTAGACCTGGTTCATTTGAGACCACCGGTGACACCAACGCAGGCCCAGCCACAATTTAAGATCCGTGCTGATTCTGGAACACAGTTGCAGTTGCTTGTTCAACAAAGAATGCTGCAGCAGAAGCGAAACTTATATCATCGCCAGCGAGGTGGTGGCAGTCCGACACCAACGCCTGCTGCCTCTGGTGCAGGAAATAGACGAAGAGATCACGTGCCCAGACAAGATAGCTATAAGATGGCCCAACGTACACAAATCCTACCACCCTTATCCATGAGCCATGGAGATGGGGAACTCGAGAGGGATAGAGATGAAGAGAGATGGAAGAGTTTGCCCTCTAGATTAGCTGCCGACTGCCAGTTAGCCGAGAGAACACTCCTGTGGAGCCAGCAG GTAGGACTGGGTGGAGGGGCTTCGTATCTGCCCACTGGTGGAGTGGGAGGTTTTTTGTGGCCCAGCGGCACCAGTCCCCACtcaacaatatttgaaaacgcCGGAGACCCTATGGAATGA
- the LOC124185107 gene encoding 39S ribosomal protein L41, mitochondrial, with amino-acid sequence MASACMIIQRSITTSCVCHGKRNFRKFLLYNKRGTKKFKEQQAIKPHPQIPIDRRGVRLTGYYLGEKWVEVPEMIPEIIVPSLEGFNLKPYVAYHISEVQQSEFTPKDLFDAVYSKKITDDFRNKKLAEDGSPLNPSDNEKLTAEEAKLLAGKTGCDLFGD; translated from the exons ATGGCTTCTGCCTGCATGATTATACAGAGGAGTATCACGACAAGCTGTGTCTGTCACGGGAAGCGTAACTTTCGGAAATTCCTTTTATATAACAAGCGTGgtaccaaaaaattcaaggaacAACAGGCGATAAAACCGCATCCGCAAATTCCTATTGACC GTCGTGGAGTACGACTCACTGGCTACTATCTTGGGGAAAAATGGGTCGAAGTGCCTGAAATGATACCTGAGATAATTGTCCCATCGCTGGAAGGCTTTAATCTTAAACCTTATGTAGCTTATCACATCTCTGAAGTACAGCAGTCAGAATTCACCCCTAAAGACTTGTTCGATGCAgtgtattcgaaaaaaattaccgacgATTTCCGGAATAAAAAACTGGCTGAAGATGGTAGCCCCTTAAATCCTAGTGACAATGAAAAACTAACTGCCGAGGAGGCCAAGCTATTGGCCGGGAAGACTGGCTGTGATCTTTTTGGTGATTAA